In [Phormidium] sp. ETS-05, the genomic window TGAATTTTGATCCCGTAGCCCGTAGGTGGGCAATGCCCACCCTACAGAAGTAACATGTTCCTTTTCAAATGACAAATGACAAATGACAAATGACAAATGACACATTTTGTGTCTATCTGACTGTGGGCTGGTGAGAACTGCGGCAATTATCGCAGTGACCACAGGGCAAATGTTCACCAAAGCCAAAAGCTCGCAATAAATACTGCCATCTACATTGGCGGTTATAAAGGTATTCTGCTATCTGTTTGGCGGGGTAACACCCAGAAACCGGGTTTCTCATCCCCTGCCTGGTCCCGGTTGCTATGCTTTTGCCCCCTGGTTCCTTCTCCTGTTTGCCCCCAGGGATGCTGAGCATTTGATAGCGAAAGGGGTCGCGCCATTCCAAAACACCGGCGCTATGTAGCAGGGAAAGGGCTACAGCGGCGTCGGGAAATTCTTGTGTTAGCTTGGTGACTTCCCCAGTTTGGGGCAGTTTTCGCCCTAACTGTGTGGCTCGCTGCATTAACTGTTGTTGCTGTTGGTTTAACAACCGCCACCGCTGGCGATCGGCTGGCTCTAACAGTCCCGTGGGTTCGCTCGCCAGGGTGAGGGCGATCGCTGGAAAGCCATCCCTCCCCGCTCTCCCCGCTTCCTGCACATATTCTGATAGCATTCCCGGAGCCTGATAGTGAACCACCCAGCGCACATTTGGTTTATTCACCCCCATCCCAAAGGCACTGGTACAAACCACAAATTGTAATCTATCCCCCAACCAGGCTTGCTCGATGCGCCGCCGCTCTGGGGCACTTAAACCGGCGTGATATGCGTTGGTCTGATAACCTTTTTCTCTCAGCCACCGGGCTAGGTCTTCGGTGTCTTGGCGCGATCGGGCATAAACCAAACCCGATGTTTTCCCCTGTGTGCCAATAAACTTTAACAACTGCTGGCGCCTTCCCCTCGGTGTAAACACCGTTTTTACCGCCAAATGTAAATTACTGCGATAAACACTGAGCAAAAACTTTTCTGGTCGCTGCAACTGTAGCACCTTTTCAATTACCCGCAACGCCTCCGGGTCTGCAGTGGCAGTAAAAGCCGCCATACTGATTTTTGTCCCCGATGGTTTGCTCGCCAGTAATGCTCGCCGCACCACTCCCAACCGGCGATATGCTGGTCGAAAGGTCTCACCCCATTGCACCAAACAATGAGCTTCATCTAAAATCATACCGGTAATTTGCACCTGTGGCGCCGATAAGCACTGCCAAACCACCGGTGATAGCAGGGTTTCTGGGGACAAATACAGCAAACGCAACTGGTTTTGCTCGATATCGCGCAAAGTTTGCAACCGTTGTTTTTTATCGACTTCCCCGTGGAGCAACTGCGCTGGGAGCTGTAGTTGGCGCAGTTCTTGCACTTGATTTTCCATTAATGCCACTAGGGGGGACACCACAATGGTTAAACCCCCACGCAATAACGCCGGTAGCTGAAAGCAAACAGACTTGCCCCCACCGGTAGGCATTACCACTAAGGCATCTTGTCCGGTGAGCAGGCTGAAAGCGATTTCGCCTTGGGGCGGTCGAAAATCTTCATAGCCCCAGATGCGGCGAAATTCCGATCGCAGTTGCTGCATCAGTTTATCTACTGTGTCGGACATATCAGAATTTGGCACGAAGGGTTGGGTTATGATAGGAGAATCATTTGAGCCTTTTTTTGGGCTAAAGCCCTATTACGAGCCTAAGATTGGTTGAGCATGGAACCAGAAATTATTGCCCATCGCGGCTTTTCCGCCGTGGCACCGGAAAATACCCTGGCCGCTTTTGCCGCTGCGATCGAGCATGGCGCTGACTCGATCGAGCTGGACCTACAGCTCGCCGCCGACGGCATCCCCGTAGTCATCCATGATCCTAAATTAAAGCGCACCACCGGCACCAAAGGCAAGGTTTTTAAAAAAACCCTCTCAGAACTAAAACAACTCGATGCCGGTGCCTGGTTTCACCCCCAATTCTCCGGCCAGCAAATCCCCACCTTCGCAGAAGCCTTACACAGTGCCTCTGGCATCCGCAGAAACATTTATTTAGATGTCAAAACCAATGGCGACTGGCCAGACTTAGCCATAGCCAATCTCCGAGAAACAATCTTTACACACCACACCCAGGATAAAACGATCGTCGCATCTTTTAATCATCAGTTTATCGAACAATTCCGCCAGCAAGACACCGGGGCGCAGATAACTATAGGCTATTTAGTCGCCACCCGTTCCGCCTACAAAGCCCAACTCCTCAAAGCCGCCGCCGCCGGTAATGCCATAATGATGAGCGAATATCGGGTTTTATTAAAATATCCCTCCCTCGTAGAAGCCGGCCAGAAACTCGGCGTTGATGTCGTAGCCTGGACCGTAGATAAACCCAAGCACTTCCAGCGTCTATTAGCCATTGGCGTCCATAGAATCATTACCAACACTTTGCTGAAATCATCTCAATAACATTTATGTTATTTTCAAACTTCTTCAGACATACCAAGAATCCAGATGCAGCATCCCTAGCCAGATTAGGTCAAAAAACCTTGCTTTTAGCAGCCGGGAGCTTAACCATTCTTTCCGGAGCAGGCTATCTAGGTAAACTCCACCTCCTGTTAGAACTAACCTCCCATTTTCGGCTGCAATATTTAGTGGCTACTATCTGTCTCATGCTGTTATTCTTTCTGTTGGCGCGTCAATCCAAAATCGGGCTGGCTCTCTGTGCTTTCTGTCTGGTAATTAACCTAGCAGAGATAGTTCCGTGGTATCTACCTGGTTCTGGAACCACCCCAAGCATCTCTGGGTCAAACATCAAAGTCCTCTTGTCTAACGTTAACCAGGATAATCAGAATTATAGTCAAGTTATATCCCTGGTGCGCCAAGAACAGCCAGACCTAGCCTTATTCATAGAAATAAACAAAGGATGGTCTGCTGCATTAGCAGAGCTAAAAGATATTTTACCTTACTCCTTGTCTTTCCCCCAAACGAATTATCATGGCATCGCTATGTACAGCAAAAAACCCCTGGAAAATGTTGCCGAGAAACTTTGGGGCTTTGACTACTCAATCACTATCATTGCCACTGTAAATTTTGGGGTGCAACCCATTACTTTTCTTGGTACTCATCCCTTACCACCCGTCAGTTCTGGTGCTTTTGCCGGACGCAACACCCACTTAGTAAAAATGAGCGACTATATAAATCAGCTCGCCACTCCCACCATAGTCATCGGAGATTTGAATATCACCATGTGGTCTCCTCATTATAAAGATTTCATCGCCGCTACCGGGATGCGCAATGCTCGCGCCGGTTTTGGTATCCAACCCACATGGTATCATAAATCACCGATTTTCTACATTCCCATAGACCATTGTCTAGTCAGCCCGGAAATTCAGGTATTAAACAGTCGGGTGGGGGAGAATGTGGGTTCAGACCATTTGCCGATAATTGTAGATTTGGCAATTCCCTCCTCCTCTTAGGTAAATCTCCCTTGTCCTTTAGCCCTATAGTGGCTATACCTGAGTCGCCAATTTATCGGGTGCATCTCAGTTAGGCAAATTTGCCCTCATCCCCCAACCCCTTCTCCCAACCCTTCGACTGCGCTCAGGGGGAGAAGGGGAGGCGACAAAGTGAGATGCACCCAATTTTCCTCTATTGTCACATAAAGTAAATCTATGATTTTCCCAAAATTGAAGTCAATTCAGTTCAAATATGTCTGGGAAACTCTCTGGCTTTTAGCCACTGCCGGTTTTACCTTAATTACCCTAGCTGGTTATTTCGGCAAACTTCACTTTATTCTAGAAATATTATCCCATCTTCGGCTGCAATATCTAGTAGCCAATATCTGCCTAATGGGGCTAATATTATTAGCGCGGACATCCAAAATAAGCCTAGCCATCTGTGCTTTTTGCCTTGCTATTAACCTAGCAGAAATAGTACCGTGGTATCTTCCTGTCTGGGTAAACAACCAAAGCATGGCTGGCCAAAACTTGCGGGTGGTAGCGTCCAATGTTCTCCGCAGTAATAAAGATTACTCTCGCGTTATATCCTGGGTACGCCAAGAACAGCCAGATATAGCCGTGTTTCTAGAAATTCATAATGATTGGTCTGTGGAATTAGACCAACTGAAAGATATTTTGCCTTACTCCTTATCATACCCACAATATGGTTATTATGGGGTGGCGATGTACAGCAAACTGCCTTTAGAAAATGGCATATATCAAGAATTTGGCGTTAAAGGAATCGTGAGTATTGTGGCGAATGTTACGGTAGGTGGGAAAAAAGTTACGGTTATTGGCACCCATCCTGCTGCACCCCTGAATGCAAAGTATTTGCACTGGCGCAATACTCAACTAGAAGAAATGAGCCGCTATATCAGCCAGCTTAATAATCCCAGCATCGCGATCGGTGATTTCAATACTACCATGTGGTCTCCCTATTATAAAGATTTCATCGCCGCTACGGGAATGCGTAATGCTAGCGCCGGTTTTGGCATCCAACCCACATGGTACAGAAAATCACCTATTTTTTCCATTCCCTTAGACCATTGTTTAGTCAGCCCGGAAATTCAGGTATTAAACAGTCGGGTGGGGGAGAATGTGGGTTCAGACCATTTGCCGATAATTGCAGATTTGGCAATTAACTAAAATATGTCATTTGTCCTTTGTCATTTGTCCTTTGTCGGCGTGACAAGCGGACTTGCGGACAAGTGACAAAGGACAATTATTTAGATTATGCAGCGGCTAGTTGCTGGCTGACAAAATCCCAATTGACGAGACTATTGAGGAAGGTCTGAACGTAATCAGGACGACGGTTTTGGTAGTCGAGATAGTAGGCGTGTTCCCAAACATCAATAGTGAGTAGGGGAGTTTGGCCATTGGTCATGGGGTTTTCGGCGTTCAGGGTTTTGACCACTTTGAGGGTGCCACCATCCTTAACCAGCCATGCCCAACCGCTGCCGAATTGGGTGCCAGCGGCGGTTTTGAGGGCGGCGATGAAGTCATCGAAGCTGCCAAAGTCGGCGTTAATCTTGGCGGCCAGGTCCCCGGTGGGGGTGCCACCGCCACCCGGTTTCATGCACTGCCAATAAAAGCTGTGATTCCAAACCTGAGCGGCGTTGTTGAAGATGCCTGCTTTGGAGGCGTCGCCTGCAGTGGCTTTGATGATTTCTTCAAGGGATTTGCTGGCCAGGTCCGTATCTTTTACCAAGTTGTTGAGGTTGGTAACGTAAGCATTGTGATGCTTGCCGTGGTGGAATGACAGGGTATTGGCGGTGATGTAGGGTTCCAGGGCGTCTTGGGCGTAAGGTAGTGCTGGAAGTTCAAAAGGCATTGCGTTCTCTTCTCTCTAGATGTTTCGCACTTCGCGATCAATGATACCACATAGGGGAGGGGATCAAGTGCTGATCGCCCCATTTCAGACAGGGAGGACAAAGATATCTCAGTCTGGAGAAGTGGCGCGGCAAAATGTCTCCTCCTTGGTGTTATTGAAGATAGAATCAGAAAAAATGGAAAATCCCATCCAACAGACGGGCCAAGAGCTTCTCATTCCCATTCTCAATCAAGTGGATAATGCCGTTGCCTTGTTTGACCAATCGGGACGACTGGTTTTGTTTAATGAGAAATTCCCCCTGCTTTGGGGGCTGGAACGAGATTGGCTGGAGGAGTTGCCGCCTTTTCCAGAGATTGTGGCGGTGGTAGTGGCCAGGGGATACTGGTCTCATCACCAGGCAGAAGCTCTGGAGGT contains:
- a CDS encoding glycerophosphodiester phosphodiesterase family protein, with product MEPEIIAHRGFSAVAPENTLAAFAAAIEHGADSIELDLQLAADGIPVVIHDPKLKRTTGTKGKVFKKTLSELKQLDAGAWFHPQFSGQQIPTFAEALHSASGIRRNIYLDVKTNGDWPDLAIANLRETIFTHHTQDKTIVASFNHQFIEQFRQQDTGAQITIGYLVATRSAYKAQLLKAAAAGNAIMMSEYRVLLKYPSLVEAGQKLGVDVVAWTVDKPKHFQRLLAIGVHRIITNTLLKSSQ
- a CDS encoding ATP-dependent DNA helicase RecQ, giving the protein MSDTVDKLMQQLRSEFRRIWGYEDFRPPQGEIAFSLLTGQDALVVMPTGGGKSVCFQLPALLRGGLTIVVSPLVALMENQVQELRQLQLPAQLLHGEVDKKQRLQTLRDIEQNQLRLLYLSPETLLSPVVWQCLSAPQVQITGMILDEAHCLVQWGETFRPAYRRLGVVRRALLASKPSGTKISMAAFTATADPEALRVIEKVLQLQRPEKFLLSVYRSNLHLAVKTVFTPRGRRQQLLKFIGTQGKTSGLVYARSRQDTEDLARWLREKGYQTNAYHAGLSAPERRRIEQAWLGDRLQFVVCTSAFGMGVNKPNVRWVVHYQAPGMLSEYVQEAGRAGRDGFPAIALTLASEPTGLLEPADRQRWRLLNQQQQQLMQRATQLGRKLPQTGEVTKLTQEFPDAAVALSLLHSAGVLEWRDPFRYQMLSIPGGKQEKEPGGKSIATGTRQGMRNPVSGCYPAKQIAEYLYNRQCRWQYLLRAFGFGEHLPCGHCDNCRSSHQPTVR
- a CDS encoding endonuclease/exonuclease/phosphatase family protein, which produces MLFSNFFRHTKNPDAASLARLGQKTLLLAAGSLTILSGAGYLGKLHLLLELTSHFRLQYLVATICLMLLFFLLARQSKIGLALCAFCLVINLAEIVPWYLPGSGTTPSISGSNIKVLLSNVNQDNQNYSQVISLVRQEQPDLALFIEINKGWSAALAELKDILPYSLSFPQTNYHGIAMYSKKPLENVAEKLWGFDYSITIIATVNFGVQPITFLGTHPLPPVSSGAFAGRNTHLVKMSDYINQLATPTIVIGDLNITMWSPHYKDFIAATGMRNARAGFGIQPTWYHKSPIFYIPIDHCLVSPEIQVLNSRVGENVGSDHLPIIVDLAIPSSS
- a CDS encoding endonuclease/exonuclease/phosphatase family protein, with amino-acid sequence MIFPKLKSIQFKYVWETLWLLATAGFTLITLAGYFGKLHFILEILSHLRLQYLVANICLMGLILLARTSKISLAICAFCLAINLAEIVPWYLPVWVNNQSMAGQNLRVVASNVLRSNKDYSRVISWVRQEQPDIAVFLEIHNDWSVELDQLKDILPYSLSYPQYGYYGVAMYSKLPLENGIYQEFGVKGIVSIVANVTVGGKKVTVIGTHPAAPLNAKYLHWRNTQLEEMSRYISQLNNPSIAIGDFNTTMWSPYYKDFIAATGMRNASAGFGIQPTWYRKSPIFSIPLDHCLVSPEIQVLNSRVGENVGSDHLPIIADLAIN
- a CDS encoding superoxide dismutase, with amino-acid sequence MPFELPALPYAQDALEPYITANTLSFHHGKHHNAYVTNLNNLVKDTDLASKSLEEIIKATAGDASKAGIFNNAAQVWNHSFYWQCMKPGGGGTPTGDLAAKINADFGSFDDFIAALKTAAGTQFGSGWAWLVKDGGTLKVVKTLNAENPMTNGQTPLLTIDVWEHAYYLDYQNRRPDYVQTFLNSLVNWDFVSQQLAAA